CACTTCATACATGGAAAAGGTATGAGTAACAAGACATTAAaatccccatgaaatcaaagttttttggcttttagtatgaatatgttagccataaggttatctataaggtcgtgtgctccaaaacaacaaaacgtttCGCGTTTACAGCATTTaaaacttacagtctctcaCTTCCGCCAATATGaatcaacgattttgatgacatgaaTGTCATGTAGTGCACAATGTAGGAGATAGGgaacgattcagacagtgtaaatatgctttccattggggCAAATGAGTTCAGGTTTCATGTTGTGGCACGCAAACCGCGGCAGCACAGTCTACTCTTGACTTTGGCTCTGGTCCGGGGACTGACGCGATCGCACGGAGCAGATCATATGCGCGAGTCGACATGTATTAAACTACACAGCCTCAGCATGATTATGATCACTATTTTGTTTTAGTGAGAGTTTGATACTGAATCTATGGGGTAATCTGTTAGACTGTGTCTGTCATAAGATGTCAAATGCGGCTTTACCGAGCTCAACAGCTCTGGCCAGTGCAGATATAAATGGAGTgctattggctattttaaaaagagATGGGGCTGTTCGATATGTCCCACATtgttttcctgtttcagttAAAATTATGTCACCTCATAGAATAACGCCGCTTGTTTCaaggcacttcagtggacctttaaaattcataattcaTGTTTTCTAAAAGCAAGTTATTGGTCTTATaactataattaataattgaacaccaaatcagcatactagaatgataACTGAAGGATTGtgcagatgttttatttttaaatatttgctttgaccttgaaattttttattcaaaatgtcatAACTTGATCTTCTGGTGCAATAGCAAACCTGTGTCGTATGCAGAACTTCTCAAATAATTTTGTCTGCATAAACTTTCATATCTGCCTTTGTCTAATCAACAGCCGATGAATAGAACTATATCCTCacaacacattttatataatctGCTTGGATGTAAACTAAATATGAAAGTATCTGTTGCTACTTCCATTTCATTGCAGTTCTAAGAATTGACAAATGTTCTCGCAGtgtttaaaaggatagttcacctaaaaattaaaatcatttactcaccctcaagttgttccaaacctgtgataGGGTCATGTGGAAtccgtttaatttttttattaatttttttttttttttccaaattccatttttttttttttttttttaatttttctggattccattttttttgacatttaaatttttctagaccGTGTTTTGactctgtaaattaaaaaatataaattaaaaagggtgtctaattaattgaaatcatgaaacgtacACAAATTAACAgcgatttattaaaaatgtaacaaaaatcaaaattttaaggccctttttttcaaattcagttttatttttaaataaaataaatcccaGTAAATCCCATTTTTTATGACCGGGTTCTGCGATTCCGCCCGTGTTTTCCAAGTTGCAGAAATGAtaggtttttactgtatgtcTGACCTTCATCTGTTgaataaaagaagatattttgaagaatgtggataaccaaacagtttctggtccccattgacttccacagtatggaaaaaaatacagagGAGGTCAATGGGGACAAGAAACTCATAtatgtttgaaacaacatgaaggtgagtaaatgacgacagagttttcatttttgggtgaacaaccATTTAAAGTTTAATTCTGATTTAGTTTTAGCAGTGGATACAAAGTCTAATATTGCAAACATTTGTGTCTCTATTTTTCTCTCTTCAAAATACGATAACTGCCACAGTTTAAGGACCAGGTGGTTAGAGAGGCAGTAGAGAAGATTTGTAGGGAGTTCTCTGGACAGTGCTGCATCCATAAGCCGGTGGGAGCAGAGGCTCAGGTTCCTGAGGTCACATCATCCACTTTACCTGGGGCCCCAAGTTCGGCTCCAGCCTGCAGCAGCTGTCGGGGCCAGACCGCAGGCGGTGGATACCAATGCAGGTTAGAGAGATCTCAATGAGGTGGATGCCTGGATCTTATGCTAAAATAATTGCCTCTGTGGCAGATTTCAAAAGTGAACATATTATGATTGAATAAGAAATATTATAGATACCTGGTCTAATGTGTCCctttaattttgtgtttcatCATGTTTGGTTTCTTTCTGCACAGTGTGTGCACCTCCTGCACTCTGTGTGAGCCTTGCAGCTTCTCACATGATCCAAGCCACAATCTTGTGAGAGCCAGAACTCCCCTGTCTATTCCTGAGCATGGCTCCCCAGCACCAGATCACAGCAGGTGGGCAATTGTCCGTTGCTTCGGCGTGTCTTGGTGTTAAAGTTCAGAATAGTTAAACATATTTTGCTCTCCCATTGAAGGTTCTACAGAAGGGGGGACCGGAGCTTTCGCAAGGCCGAGAAGCAGCGTCTTAAAGCGGAGAAGCGCCAGCTCAAGGCGGAGGTAAAAGAGATCAGGAAGCAGCTGAGGATGGAGAGGAGAGGGCTGCAGTGGAGCACCGCTGGAGAAGGAAGCTCTTCACCTGTCCTGCTGCAGCCACGTGCCACACAGGCAAACAGCCCAGAGTAAGAGCTTACACCCCTTTACCATCTGAGGAAGAGTATGTTATTGGGGGTAGTTTacccaaaatttaaatttctgccatttactcaacctcatgttgttccaaacgggtatgatatcatttttttaagaatcatTACTGCCATgagctaaaataaattaataaggacacattaattaaaaaacaaaagtgactgtaaagaaattaacaatattacaaaatgtttatatatatattattgatataatatgatataatataatttatattacatataaattggCTGAtcacaacagtttaaaatgtaattagtgATAATAAGATGCCATTTAATTTATACTCTTTTGGTTGCAGTCGTCCTAAACGTCCATGCCCGCTGGCTGTGCCAGCTATGACAGCTCTACTCCTGGATGAAAATTTGCCTGATGGATCACGTCTGCGTCCTGGGACCAAATTCATCAAATACTGGAAAATGAAGAACAGTGGCAGAGTGTGCTGGGACTCTGAGACCAAGGTACGCTCTCACTcttaaacagacacacacaaatctgtatacacacacaataaaaactCTGATCCTGATCATGTCCCATTTTGGTCTCAGTTAAAGTTCATGTGGGGGAACTTGGCAGTGGGCTCTGGTGAAAGATGGCGGGAGGTTGCAGTACCCACACTTCAGCCAGGTCAGGTGGGTGTCATCAGCGTGGCTCTTTGTGCTCCGACGTTAGAGGGCACCTATACATCCCACTGGCGCCTGGCACACAGAGGAGAGCAGTTTGGACCACGTGTTTGGTGCAGCATCGTTGTGGATCCCCATGCTCCTACAGCTATCTGTGCTGATGGGCTACTGGTGTCTCCCTGTGTCACCCCGCAGGTAAGACAACAGTCCGGTGACACTCTCAGCCACTCCGGAAAACTGCTTTATATATGCAGTTATTCTAATGTACATAGGAATATGTAAAATAGTAGGGAAGCATTTTCAGCagaaaatggcatttttgtttttttggccaaaataaaaaaaaaacggttgAAAATATATGGTTCAGAGAGCAGGTTTCACTCTCCTTCTAGCCATCGTCACTGCTCATGTACTGCACATACTCACCGGAAATACAAAGCACCAACAGGAAGTTTCTATGTAGTatacttgttcctgtttgcaGTAGCACTACTGTTCTGTAACATGGCAACACTGGTAAAATGACGCTACCTTCTTGTGATGCTCTGCTCTGCTAGAACTTTACATTATATGGATAATcagccaaaaaataaacaaaatcagtcaaatctgaataaaaataatatattggtatttaatatgaatatattttcagtaaaatgttATTGTGTTACTTTGAATAAACctgtggttattttatttgcttgtatttattttttttaaattcagtatctttaaaattttagttaaagtaaaTAGTCATACAAAATtgcaatatattatttaataaaataacacattataaaattattattaaaaagctgtttcagttttgtttttttggccaagtgcaaacagacatttttggttttggtttcagcccagaatttttatttcattgcatCGGTCAAATTAGTGTTATTAccataagatatatatatatatatatatatatatatataatatatatatatatatattttttaatattttttaaaaatttaaataaacaatgaacaatacaattattacactatttattaatctttgttaatgttaataaaatacacataataataaactcaaaaactatatataatagaaactaaactaaattgaATGGACGAACAAGTTTCCCTGggtcatatatattttttgaaaattgtttttccACTGTGGCCCAGAAATAATatcttttagtgttttttggCCAGTATAGAGCTATTGTTAgcttagttttttattattttcattttctcctgtggTCATTTTCACCGTCTGGCACTTTCAGGAGAAGTCTTCCCGTACGCTTGAGAGGGAAGAGAAATGCCGGGCCTCAAGGGAACAACTGCTTTTGTCCGTAAACCAGGACTGTGATCAGGAATTCTACATTCCATCTGTGGACTTACTCACAGCTCAGGTATGACCGAACAGTCATGTTTGCCATGTTTCATGAACAGTTTGACTCCATTGTCAATTTCACACTCcctactttgttttttttttacttaggaCTTACTGTCTTTTGAACTGCTGGACATCAACATTGTGCAAGAGTTGGAGAGCGTGCCTAACAACACGCCTGCAGGTAACTTCAAATCTGGAATAAGTTTGTAAGGTGTTGCTAAAAAGTAGAATGAACAGCTTTTATGGATTATGCATAttaattttgaacagtaacgtttacataaaaatgatataGATTTCTAatattctctctttctcttcatctctgtaaatatataaagacaTTACTCCATGCATATCACCTCTGCCCCATGAGGGACCTCACCAGGAGAAACCAACACTGGGGCTCATTCAAGAGGAAACAGAAGCCCAAGGGGTCAGCAGCATCCTGGGTAAACATTAAAGCACCACTTTTCTCTATGTATTACTGTGAGTGATTGTGTAGCTTTTTATATTTGTGAACTTTCTCTGATGTCATACTCACAGACGTAGCCCAGGGCACAGAGTTAGAGGGCATCCCAGCACAAGAGAAAGGAGAGGAGAGCATCATTGGGCCTCAGTTTGTCAGTCCATCTGTTATCCGCTCTCTCACCCTTGAAGTGACCCGTGAACTAGCAGAACATGGGGCACTTTGTGGGAGATGCCCAGCTAAAGGTTTGTGAAGGCAGTAGTGAGAAGATGCACCTTTCTTGCTTTTCCTGGAAATTACGGTATTTTTATAATAGGTGTAACTACTCTgtgaatacttaaaaaaaaaaaaaaaaaaaaaaaaaaaaaacctgtactgatactttttttttattttagcgtTGACTTGACATAAAGTACTTTTAATATCCCTAGTAAtcattttgtagtaaaactatacactattgtttaagattttgaaaaattaatactttaatttataaAGAATATATTAAACTGAATCAAAGTTACAATAAACAcgtttctaatgttacaaaggacttatcttaaaaaattactttctttcaaaattctgtttttatgcacaaaaacaCCTTAACAGCAGTACAGTAATGTGTATTATTAGCAGTTTTTGTATAGAAGGTAGGTAAAAAgtgcttttaaaataatttttacctTTAATCTTTCCCATTTTAAGTGGTGCGTCCAGCCCCCCAAGGTTCAATGTCACTTTGTGAGAGGATGTCAGAAAAGGTTTCAGAAACAGGGCTAATATCTGCTCCAGCCCCACTAAAAGTAGAGATGGCACGGATCTCCAGCCCTGCTTCACCACAGACAGAGACCACTGATATAGCTGCTCCCCTGCTGATGCTtccagcagagctcattagcacaGGTAACGGGGAATTAAGAATATTTCTGTAATATTGCAAATTATGTAATTGTCTAAAGGTGATTCAAACAACTTATTAccaaaaacagcaattttttaGCCATTAAAGTGAATGCTCTTATGTTTAGATGAAGGTCACGAGTCTGACATTGAGCAGATCCTGGTGGAGCCTGCAGGTGGAGATCCAGTAGAAGAGGGAGAGGAGGAAGTGGATAAGAAAGAGCAAGTGAAGGACACTGAAGCAGCTAAGGAAACCCGCAGCAGAACTTCATCTGCATCTTCAGAAGACTACATCATCATCCTCCCTGATTGCTTTGACACCAGCCGTCCACTAGGAGAGTCCATGTACAGCTCAGCCCTGTCGCAGCCTGGAGAAGAGCCAGCAGAGGGGGACAAACTAGAATCAGTGGAGACCCCAGAGCTCCAGAGCCctgttgttgctgctgttgctgctgttgttgccGATGCAAATGACATGCTCTGTGCCTCCCAGACTCTGGACGCTGTGCCGCTCACCCCTGTGATTGTAGTGGCACCGCGACCCTCGGTCAAAACCTGGTAAGTTTATATAGAGGACACATCAGCAGTAATAAATTGGGTTTAGACAAAGCCTGCACCAGGGAAACTACATCGGGGGGCATTTATATTTCTAAGGGCTTAAATCATGTTAACTGGGGTGCAATTGCTTTCACATGCCCACTGTTTTTTCATATTCACTTTCGCTTTTAAAATCCATTACGTTCAGCATGTTTGCCCCTCTTGGTGTCAGCCCTGGGATCAGAGCAGGGTCAGGGTCTATTTAAATATCagcactgtgttgtttatgatgagggaactCGCAAGCCCGTGCAATCAACACAGCTCCGGCGTTTTCAGTGCTAAATAATCTGAGCACGTCTGATTGGCTAATGCGTTCCTAAATTCAACAGAACCACGTTTGATTGGTTACaaggctcaacgctgcacaaaacagcacgTAAAAGCAATCTAATGCAGTGTAATTCCgcatatttatgcattttattcattttcacattttattttaattgtgacaACCATAATACATTGTTAAACAGTGTCTTGACTTTGTCTTGGAATTTATGCCACAAGCcctctttaaaggagaagcccacttctagaacaacaatttacagataatgcactcacccccttgtcatctaagatgttcatgtctttctttcctcttaaagaaattgtgttttttgaggaaaacatttcaggatttttcttcatataatggactgatatggtgccctgattttgaacttgcaaaatgcagtttaaatgtggcttcaaacgatcccaaatgcggttgtaaacgatcccagccgagaaggaagggtcttatctagtgaaacaatcggttattttcattaaaaaaatactatttaaatactttttaatctcaaatgctcgtctagTCTTACTCTCCTTGAActgtgtgtattctggttcaagacagttcgggtatgtcgaaaaactccaatcgtattttctccctcaacttcaaaaatctttttaaaaccatcctacatcgctgcagaagtaccgacccagtctttacaaagtgaacatgcaaagaagattggTAAAGAAAGGTAGAAAAAGAAGAAAGGTAAAACTGCGATATaggatttcgaagttgagggggAACATGAGATACGTTATGACATGAAATTAATAAGATTAAGATTTTGCGCTATTTCTTGGTCACTAATCAAGTTAGTAACATTGGTCATGAGAGAATGTTCTTGATCACTCACAATATGTTGGCCTAAAACACTGTATGCACACATTTCTACTCCATATCACACCCTAGATTTCTTTCACCACGTCCTCTTAACTTAATATAATTGACATGTTAGATTTAGcttaatatatatgaaatttcTTTATCCAGCACAGAGACACAAGAGCAGACAGAACATGGAGCAGAGGAGCAGGAGAGGAGTAATCCTACAGAGCCTGGAGATAAAGAGAACGGTGAGTGGAAACACAATgggatattaaaataaaaagccatCACAACTTGTGAATTTGTGAAAAGTGCATTTCCCTATGATTATGGGGTGTTAGATATGATACAAAGTGGACAATGTGataaaagatatatttttttaatatatatatatagactctGAGCCTAATCAACCTGATGCTGAGAGCTCAATAGCATCTGCCAAGTCTGAAACAGAAGAGCTCAGGTGAGTTACACAGCACACAACCACTCATTTGGCCTTGCGGAAGAGCACCCAGGACAATCACagcattgttgttttttttctatcacTGGCATTCTTACTCTCTCTCATTCTTGTCTGTCCTTAGGGCTAATAGCATCACTGGTGGATTGGTGAAGGGTGCCCTGTCCGTGGCAGCATCTGCCTACAAAGCTCTTTTTACTGGACAGACTGGGTCTGAGAAGGTGAGTTTGGGAGGCATTCACACGGGATCCAGAatggaaaaacattttgaaataagcTGAACTTTCTTTTACTTCACAAAGCATTTTATGAATGTGGCATTAGGCAGTAAAGTACACGTACATAGTACTGTATACAGTAAagcttacatacaccttgcagaattttttttttttttttaaccaaaataagagggatcatacaaaatgcatgttatttttttttagcactgacctgaataagatatttcacataaaagatgtttacatatagtccgcaagagaaaataatagttgaatttctaaaaaatgaccccattcaaaagattacatacatttgtttcttaaaggagaagtccacttccagaacaacaatttacagataatgtactctcccccttgtcatccaagatgttcatgtctttctttcttcagttgtgaagaaattgtgttttttgaggaaaacatttcaggatttttctccatataatggactgatatggtgagCCGAgcttaaacttccaaaatgcagtttaaatgtggcttcaaacgatcccaaatgtggttgtaaatgattccagccaaggaagaagggtcttatctagtgaaacaatcgattattttcattaaaaaaacataatttatatactaatataatgccaaacgcttgttttgtcttgctctctttgaactctgtgtgttctagctcaagacagttagggtatgtcgaaaaactcagatcgtattttctccatTAACttcaaagaacattttaaaatcgtcctacatcgctacagaagtactgacccagtctgaacatgcaaagaagatcaaacaccctcaacaaaaaaggtaaaacagcgatataggacgattttgaagttgagggagagtttttcgacataccctaactgtcttgagccagaatacacaaagttcagggagagctagacaagatgagtgtttgacattaaaaagtatataaattgtattatttttatgaaaataaccaattccatatcagtccattatatggagaacaatcctgaaatgtttccttcaaaaaacataatttctttaagactgaagaaagaaagacatgaatatcttggatgacaagagggtgagtacattatctgtaaagtgttgttctggaagtggacttctcctttaatactgtgttgttaccggaatgattcacagctttttttttttttttttggttaagtgatagttgttcatgagtcccttgtttgtcctgaacaattaaactgcctgctgttcttcagaaaaaaatttcaggtcccacaaattctttgtttttcagcatttttgtgtatttgatccccttccaacaatgactgtatgattttgagatccatctttcacattgaggacaactgagagactcacaactattacagaaagttcaaacactcattgatgcttcagaaggaaacacaatacatTGAGAGccgagggtgaaaactttttgaatttgaagatcagggtaaatttaacttattttgttatttgggaaacatgtaagtatctactgtagcttctgaagggcagtactaaatgaaaaaatatgatatttagggcgaataagaaaaatatacacatcttcattctgctcAAAAGTTTTAACCCttcttccttctggagcatcagtgagcgtttgaaccagGGGTGGCAAACTCTGGTCCcggagagctgcagccctgcagcgttcagctccaaccctaatcaaaacttatctgcctgtagctttctagtaaccttcagaccttgattagcttgttcaggtgcatttgattagggttgaagcaatactatgcagggctgcggctctccaggaccagtgttcgccacccctggtttgaaccttctgtaatagttacatatgagtccctcagttgtcctcagtgtgaaaagatggatctcaaaatcatacagtcattgttggaaaggattcaaatagacaaaaatgctgaaaaaccaaagaatttgaggAACCTGAaaggtttttctgaagaacaggagGCAGtttaatccctcttattttggtaaaataatgaacattttgcagattctgcaaggtgtctGTAAACGTataacctcaactgtatatcactagtaaaaaactttatttttttacgtTGTGTAGCTCCCAGAAGATGCAGCTTCTCATGACGCCATGATGGCCGTGCTGGTAGAGATGGGCTTTGGTGACCGAGCGCTAAATCAGCGTCTGCTACAGAAACACAACCGCAACCTGCTGGATGTGGTTAACGAACTGGTGCAGATGACTGACAACGACTGGTACACAACACGCTACTGAGATGCTGGTcaattattttgtttctctcatatgttgtttttttgtttctttctctgTGCAATCAGCAGCCCATTCCATGATACAGACTCTTTTGTTCCATTTGGGTTGTAAAGATAGTGTGTGTGAATCTGTCTGCTCCAATGTGTAACAGATAATCATTAGAGAAGCAGTTCATCACCATTATAACTGTGCTTGTTCAAGTTTGTTGTTAGTGGGCATTAATGTTTTCACAAAGATGATCATGGGTAGCTAATGAACACTAATAGGTAATGATTATTATTCCAAAACTATTCAAGAAATATGCCATGCTTTTAATCAAAACTTGATTTGAATAGTGTAAGAAAcaacaaatcattctaatagttAAATATGAAAAGCTCTGCAACGTGActggatatttttaatatttagagtGTTTTGTGCTCCCAGGTTAAGAACAGGTTTTGGAAAAGTGCAATAGATCTGGCTTTGTGTGGACTCTTAATCATCAGCCAAGACCAAATAGACTGATTACTTTTGTCATCTTTATATGGACACAAGatgacaaattaaattattctttACTGGTGAAGTCAATATTAAGTTTagtgtgtgaattttttttctagtaATTCTGAACTGTTGTTGCTTATTAATACATGtgggaattattattatatcgAAGACCATTGATTTGTTTCTAAGACGTCCACGAAATAGGGCACATACTGCACTTTGTGAATGCGTTGccatttaaatatcttaaaaatgtaatggcTTGAAGCGGCAATGCATTTAGTTAAATAGACGGAAATTGACATTGTAGAGTATTTTAATTCTCATGCTTTAAACGGTTAAAGAAGCAAAGGCAATCATGACATATTTAACTCCAATTTTAAATGGTGAGACACATCAAAATGagagactaaaaaaaaagactactGTTAATTcc
This Labeo rohita strain BAU-BD-2019 unplaced genomic scaffold, IGBB_LRoh.1.0 scaffold_316, whole genome shotgun sequence DNA region includes the following protein-coding sequences:
- the nbr1b gene encoding next to BRCA1 gene 1 protein isoform X1; protein product: MDFYINLKVNFRGNAKSFLLSGSETKSWESMEAMVKRSFGLCNLQLTYFDEENEEVSINSQLEYEEALKSAARQGNRLQMNVYETRGSRSTVPGPGPPPGSAVGLGQVKPGTVGEPKKGFRPPQHCPTLAQVVSRKVQAAVPEEGLVIVNEVKGGKAEDKTPPAWFTSYMEKFKDQVVREAVEKICREFSGQCCIHKPVGAEAQVPEVTSSTLPGAPSSAPACSSCRGQTAGGGYQCSVCTSCTLCEPCSFSHDPSHNLVRARTPLSIPEHGSPAPDHSRFYRRGDRSFRKAEKQRLKAEKRQLKAEVKEIRKQLRMERRGLQWSTAGEGSSSPVLLQPRATQANSPDRPKRPCPLAVPAMTALLLDENLPDGSRLRPGTKFIKYWKMKNSGRVCWDSETKLKFMWGNLAVGSGERWREVAVPTLQPGQVGVISVALCAPTLEGTYTSHWRLAHRGEQFGPRVWCSIVVDPHAPTAICADGLLVSPCVTPQEKSSRTLEREEKCRASREQLLLSVNQDCDQEFYIPSVDLLTAQDLLSFELLDINIVQELESVPNNTPADITPCISPLPHEGPHQEKPTLGLIQEETEAQGVSSILDVAQGTELEGIPAQEKGEESIIGPQFVSPSVIRSLTLEVTRELAEHGALCGRCPAKVVRPAPQGSMSLCERMSEKVSETGLISAPAPLKVEMARISSPASPQTETTDIAAPLLMLPAELISTDEGHESDIEQILVEPAGGDPVEEGEEEVDKKEQVKDTEAAKETRSRTSSASSEDYIIILPDCFDTSRPLGESMYSSALSQPGEEPAEGDKLESVETPELQSPVVAAVAAVVADANDMLCASQTLDAVPLTPVIVVAPRPSVKTCTETQEQTEHGAEEQERSNPTEPGDKENDSEPNQPDAESSIASAKSETEELRANSITGGLVKGALSVAASAYKALFTGQTGSEKLPEDAASHDAMMAVLVEMGFGDRALNQRLLQKHNRNLLDVVNELVQMTDNDWYTTRY
- the nbr1b gene encoding next to BRCA1 gene 1 protein isoform X2, which encodes MDFYINLKVNFRGNAKSFLLSGSETKSWESMEAMVKRSFGLCNLQLTYFDEENEEVSINSQLEYEEALKSAARQGNRLQMNVYETRGSRSTVPGPGPPPGSAVGLGQVKPGTVGEPKKGFRPPQHCPTLAQVVIVNEVKGGKAEDKTPPAWFTSYMEKFKDQVVREAVEKICREFSGQCCIHKPVGAEAQVPEVTSSTLPGAPSSAPACSSCRGQTAGGGYQCSVCTSCTLCEPCSFSHDPSHNLVRARTPLSIPEHGSPAPDHSRFYRRGDRSFRKAEKQRLKAEKRQLKAEVKEIRKQLRMERRGLQWSTAGEGSSSPVLLQPRATQANSPDRPKRPCPLAVPAMTALLLDENLPDGSRLRPGTKFIKYWKMKNSGRVCWDSETKLKFMWGNLAVGSGERWREVAVPTLQPGQVGVISVALCAPTLEGTYTSHWRLAHRGEQFGPRVWCSIVVDPHAPTAICADGLLVSPCVTPQEKSSRTLEREEKCRASREQLLLSVNQDCDQEFYIPSVDLLTAQDLLSFELLDINIVQELESVPNNTPADITPCISPLPHEGPHQEKPTLGLIQEETEAQGVSSILDVAQGTELEGIPAQEKGEESIIGPQFVSPSVIRSLTLEVTRELAEHGALCGRCPAKVVRPAPQGSMSLCERMSEKVSETGLISAPAPLKVEMARISSPASPQTETTDIAAPLLMLPAELISTDEGHESDIEQILVEPAGGDPVEEGEEEVDKKEQVKDTEAAKETRSRTSSASSEDYIIILPDCFDTSRPLGESMYSSALSQPGEEPAEGDKLESVETPELQSPVVAAVAAVVADANDMLCASQTLDAVPLTPVIVVAPRPSVKTCTETQEQTEHGAEEQERSNPTEPGDKENDSEPNQPDAESSIASAKSETEELRANSITGGLVKGALSVAASAYKALFTGQTGSEKLPEDAASHDAMMAVLVEMGFGDRALNQRLLQKHNRNLLDVVNELVQMTDNDWYTTRY